The following coding sequences are from one Pseudomonas mendocina window:
- a CDS encoding AraC family transcriptional regulator, whose protein sequence is MENLGYTSVPALLKYLRQAEQLGLDIDRALAAAGIAAQDLADNGKRMPSEVHERLLAHLMEVSGDPLFGLHAARFVQPGSWSVLGYIAMNCATLGEAMGRIVPYEKLVGDMGTSRIEAAEDHVRLIWSCRHQAPDVRRHMVENVLASWLLYARWIADSEHSPREVWFEHAQPSATDLAEYQQLFGCPVLFEQPCNALLVPLDYLGVPLRQADANLLRTLEEHALTLMAGLDDDEPLPRRVKNALRLLLKDGLPRKERVAEKFDMTVRTLQRHLQQAGTSYQQILDELRQELAEHYLLRSDLAIQDIASYLGFTESRSFHRSFKSWTGQTPGEFRESRRRDNPLG, encoded by the coding sequence ATGGAAAACCTCGGCTATACCTCGGTTCCCGCCCTGCTCAAATACCTGCGCCAGGCCGAACAGCTCGGCCTGGACATCGACCGCGCCCTGGCCGCCGCCGGTATCGCCGCGCAGGACCTGGCCGACAATGGCAAACGCATGCCCAGCGAGGTGCACGAGCGCCTGCTGGCACATCTGATGGAGGTTTCCGGCGACCCCCTGTTCGGCCTGCATGCGGCGCGTTTCGTGCAGCCCGGCTCGTGGAGCGTGCTTGGCTACATCGCCATGAACTGCGCCACCCTCGGCGAAGCCATGGGCCGCATCGTGCCTTACGAGAAACTGGTGGGCGACATGGGCACCAGTCGCATCGAGGCGGCCGAGGATCACGTGCGGCTGATCTGGAGCTGCCGCCATCAGGCACCGGACGTGCGCCGCCATATGGTCGAGAACGTGCTCGCCTCCTGGCTGCTGTACGCCCGCTGGATCGCCGACTCCGAACATTCGCCGCGCGAGGTCTGGTTCGAGCACGCGCAGCCGAGCGCCACCGACCTGGCCGAATACCAGCAGCTGTTCGGCTGTCCGGTGCTGTTCGAACAACCCTGCAACGCCCTGCTGGTGCCGCTGGATTACCTCGGCGTACCGCTGCGCCAGGCCGACGCCAACCTGCTGCGCACGCTGGAAGAACATGCCCTGACCCTGATGGCCGGGCTGGATGACGACGAGCCGCTGCCGCGCCGGGTCAAGAATGCCCTGCGCCTGCTGCTCAAGGACGGCCTGCCGCGCAAAGAACGGGTAGCGGAGAAGTTCGACATGACCGTGCGCACTCTGCAGCGTCATCTGCAGCAGGCCGGCACCAGCTACCAGCAGATCCTCGACGAGCTGCGCCAGGAGCTGGCCGAGCACTACCTGCTGCGCAGCGATCTGGCGATCCAGGACATCGCCAGCTACCTGGGCTTCACCGAATCACGTTCGTTCCATCGTAGTTTCAAGAGCTGGACCGGGCAAACGCCGGGCGAGTTTCGCGAGAGCCGGCGCCGGGACAATCCGCTGGGTTAG
- a CDS encoding DoxX family protein — protein MIALLNRFQDALEASRRLDFLGPLLLRLYLVPVFWMAGTHKLADIDATAAWFGNPDWGLGLPFPELLAWAAALTEAGGAILLLFGFAVRWISIPLIITMLVAIVTVHWPYGWQAIADSSAPFASERVLAAAEKLERARAILREHGNYDWLTSSGKFVVLNNGIEFAATYLVMLVALFFSGAGRWLSIDYWLARRFRISR, from the coding sequence ATGATCGCTTTGCTCAATCGCTTCCAGGACGCGCTGGAGGCTTCCCGGCGCCTGGATTTTCTCGGCCCGCTGTTGCTGCGTCTGTATCTGGTGCCGGTGTTCTGGATGGCCGGCACGCACAAGCTGGCCGATATCGACGCCACCGCTGCCTGGTTCGGCAATCCGGATTGGGGCCTGGGCCTGCCATTTCCCGAGCTGCTGGCCTGGGCGGCAGCGCTGACCGAGGCCGGTGGCGCCATCCTGCTACTGTTCGGTTTTGCCGTGCGCTGGATCAGCATCCCGCTGATCATCACCATGCTGGTGGCCATCGTCACCGTGCACTGGCCCTATGGCTGGCAGGCAATTGCCGACTCGTCCGCCCCCTTCGCCAGCGAACGCGTACTGGCAGCGGCGGAGAAGCTCGAACGGGCGCGGGCGATTCTGCGTGAGCACGGCAATTACGATTGGCTGACTAGTAGCGGCAAGTTCGTGGTGTTGAACAACGGCATCGAGTTCGCCGCTACCTATCTGGTGATGCTGGTGGCGTTGTTCTTCAGCGGGGCAGGGCGCTGGTTGAGCATCGATTACTGGCTGGCGCGGCGTTTCCGAATTTCCCGCTAA
- a CDS encoding DUF2063 domain-containing protein, protein MSGVQLQRDFAARIRQPEAQALLPGISGERMAIYEELFFNNVASLVGGAFPVLRGILGAERWQRLLRAFFAEHRASTPYFLEISQEFIAWLQQGYRAEPDDPAFMLELAHYEWVELALDVSDAQLPERGWSPLAWPLAYQWPVQMIGADHCPTQPPAEPTCLLVWRDRQDQVRFMQLSPFAYQLALRLQAAETPVQAQLGLATAHGLAADRAYFDNARVLLDDWQARDIWFPYPED, encoded by the coding sequence ATGAGCGGCGTGCAATTGCAGCGCGATTTCGCCGCGCGTATTCGCCAGCCCGAAGCGCAGGCGCTGTTACCGGGCATCAGCGGCGAGCGCATGGCGATCTACGAGGAGCTGTTTTTCAATAACGTCGCCAGCCTGGTCGGCGGCGCCTTTCCGGTGCTGCGCGGGATTCTCGGGGCGGAGCGCTGGCAGCGGTTGCTGCGCGCATTCTTCGCTGAGCATCGGGCGAGCACGCCGTACTTTCTCGAGATCAGCCAGGAGTTCATTGCCTGGTTGCAGCAGGGCTATCGCGCCGAGCCTGACGACCCTGCGTTCATGCTGGAGCTGGCGCATTACGAGTGGGTCGAGCTGGCGCTGGATGTCAGCGATGCGCAGTTGCCCGAGCGCGGCTGGTCGCCGCTGGCCTGGCCTTTGGCCTACCAGTGGCCGGTGCAGATGATCGGTGCCGATCACTGCCCGACGCAGCCGCCTGCCGAGCCGACCTGCCTGCTGGTCTGGCGTGATCGCCAGGATCAGGTGCGCTTCATGCAACTGTCGCCGTTCGCCTACCAGTTGGCGCTGCGCCTGCAGGCCGCCGAGACGCCTGTGCAAGCGCAGCTGGGGTTGGCCACGGCCCATGGCTTGGCCGCGGATCGCGCCTATTTCGACAACGCCCGCGTGCTGCTGGATGACTGGCAGGCGCGCGATATCTGGTTTCCGTATCCCGAGGACTGA
- a CDS encoding DUF692 domain-containing protein: MHLAHLTGAGLGLRRGLLAELIGDEASGADFLEVAPENWIGVGGRLGKQLRALSERRPLLCHGLSLNLGGFAPLNLELLHAIKGFLNEHGVLAYSEHLSACADDGQLYDLMPLPFSEESVARIVERVRIVQDVLERPLIIENVSAYARLPGELDEAGFVCAVLERADCQLLLDINNVYVNSLNFGFDAETYIAAMPSERIAYLHVAGHYDQAADLKIDTHGAPVIDPVWALLSSAYAQHGVRPTLLERDFNFPPLAELYAELAHIRSLQQAAQPLSRYGT, encoded by the coding sequence ATGCACCTCGCACACCTCACCGGCGCCGGTCTCGGTCTGCGTCGCGGGCTGCTCGCCGAGCTGATCGGTGATGAGGCCAGCGGCGCCGACTTTCTCGAAGTCGCGCCGGAGAACTGGATCGGTGTCGGTGGCCGGCTGGGCAAGCAACTGCGTGCCCTGAGCGAGCGCCGGCCGTTGCTGTGCCATGGTCTGTCCCTCAACCTTGGCGGCTTCGCGCCGCTGAATCTGGAGTTGCTGCACGCCATCAAGGGCTTTCTGAACGAGCACGGAGTGTTGGCCTACAGCGAGCATCTGTCGGCCTGCGCCGATGATGGCCAGCTGTATGACCTGATGCCGCTGCCGTTTTCAGAGGAATCGGTGGCGCGCATCGTCGAGCGCGTACGCATCGTGCAGGACGTGCTGGAGCGGCCGCTGATCATTGAGAACGTCTCAGCCTATGCGCGCCTGCCCGGCGAGCTGGACGAGGCAGGTTTCGTCTGTGCTGTGCTGGAACGTGCCGACTGCCAACTGCTGCTCGACATCAACAACGTCTACGTCAACAGCCTGAACTTCGGTTTCGATGCCGAGACCTATATCGCCGCGATGCCGAGTGAGCGCATCGCCTATCTGCATGTCGCCGGGCATTACGACCAGGCGGCAGACCTGAAGATCGACACCCACGGTGCGCCGGTGATCGACCCGGTGTGGGCACTGCTGAGTAGCGCCTACGCGCAGCATGGCGTACGCCCGACGCTGCTGGAACGCGACTTCAACTTCCCGCCGCTGGCCGAGCTGTATGCCGAGCTGGCGCATATCCGCAGCCTGCAACAGGCTGCGCAACCGCTGAGCAGGTACGGCACATGA
- a CDS encoding DUF4238 domain-containing protein, translating to MAIQKTINQHYVPQFLLEGLDSTGAKKPKVHIFDLERNIVRQSQAIKEIFSQNYFYDKNNEIENFLSSNIEGPASEIINRIRHGDFNIPNQARTTLIKFMCCQNARTVEGREDALNFINAHFHQIVSNLNRLNNLGIKNPEDFNIRPSNKDSMRLFNAAQALNGVNDSKGMEDLEFHFLINKTNQEFIISDHAIARYNWLYRDLHDPRIGSMLAKGVQLFLPLSDKICLCAYDAKIYKYGNKSSNISELIFESDVSWMNQLQVRNAHSFIAFKSISMVGILEKMRAEFYGKKIYARKSAYLGQKNIGEERLKTTHVVYTEQVKLRDKPTFFKILKKSRNSAICFEERDPNISKSLMILKEKIRKDRNTNQPLKNQSTRTQQNCADN from the coding sequence TTGGCAATTCAAAAAACAATAAACCAGCATTATGTTCCCCAGTTTTTACTGGAGGGCCTTGACTCGACCGGAGCCAAAAAACCAAAAGTACATATTTTTGACTTAGAAAGGAACATTGTTCGCCAAAGCCAAGCAATTAAAGAGATTTTCTCTCAAAATTACTTCTATGACAAAAACAATGAAATCGAGAACTTTTTATCATCAAACATCGAAGGCCCCGCATCAGAAATAATAAATAGAATAAGACATGGTGACTTCAACATACCAAACCAAGCCAGAACCACATTAATTAAGTTCATGTGTTGTCAAAATGCCAGAACCGTCGAAGGCAGAGAGGACGCTCTAAACTTCATCAACGCGCACTTCCATCAAATAGTTTCAAATTTAAACAGACTTAACAACTTAGGAATAAAAAATCCAGAAGACTTCAATATAAGACCATCAAACAAAGACTCGATGCGCCTTTTCAATGCAGCACAAGCCTTAAACGGGGTCAATGACTCGAAAGGAATGGAGGATCTTGAATTTCATTTCTTGATAAACAAAACCAATCAGGAATTTATTATTTCAGACCATGCAATAGCCCGATACAACTGGCTCTATCGTGACCTTCATGATCCACGCATTGGGAGTATGCTAGCCAAAGGTGTTCAGCTGTTCCTTCCACTTTCAGACAAGATTTGTCTTTGTGCGTATGACGCGAAAATTTATAAGTATGGAAATAAATCCTCTAATATTTCCGAATTGATTTTTGAGAGCGATGTCTCCTGGATGAATCAGCTACAAGTGAGAAACGCTCACTCATTCATAGCTTTCAAGTCCATATCCATGGTTGGTATTTTAGAAAAAATGCGCGCAGAGTTTTATGGAAAAAAGATTTACGCTAGAAAAAGCGCTTACCTAGGACAAAAAAATATTGGAGAGGAAAGACTTAAGACGACGCACGTTGTGTATACCGAACAGGTAAAACTGAGAGACAAACCCACGTTCTTTAAAATTCTTAAAAAATCAAGAAACTCTGCCATCTGCTTCGAAGAGCGCGACCCCAATATATCTAAGAGCTTAATGATACTGAAAGAAAAGATACGGAAAGACAGAAACACCAATCAACCCTTAAAAAACCAAAGCACTCGAACGCAACAAAATTGCGCCGACAATTGA